Part of the Desulfolutivibrio sulfoxidireducens genome is shown below.
TCACGGCCCTGGCCTCCGGGGCGGCCCTGGTTCTTTCCGTGGCCGCGAGGGATTTCGATCGGGCCATCCGGGACTTCGACGCCAGGGAACGCCGGCTCATCCTGTCCCTGGCCGGACATTTCGAGCGGGCGCGCCTGGAGAGGCTTGTGCCGCTGATCCTGGAATTCGCCTATCTGCAGGTGTTGCGGGACATGGGCCGGGAGGAGGGCGGCAAGGTGGTCATTCGGACCGTGCGCGCCAGACGCGCCGTGGCCGCCGAGGTCATGGCCCTGGCCGACCCGGACGGCGGAGGGCTGACCCGCATCGGGCGGCGGCGGCTTTTCGAAACCGAGCCCGGCCGCCCGGACATGCTCGCGTGGAAGCCCAGGACCCTCGAGGAGATGAACGCGTTGTGCGCGGTTTTGCAGCTCGACGAGGCTGTGGCCGCCAGGATCGCGGCCTTGTGGGAGACGGCCCCGTTTCGGGTGGAATTTTTGGTGGCGGTCAACCTGGAGGCCGTGGCCAAGGTGACCTCCAATCCCGCCCACCGGGTGGCCGAGATCCTGGCCCGCTTCGGCGTGGCCCCGCGCCGGGTCGTGCGTCCCCAGGCGGCCGGACCGGCCGCGACACAGACCTCTCCGGCCGTCGCCGGGCAAACCCCCGGCCCCCCCGCCGGGGCCAACCAAGGCGAAAAGGCCCCATGACCGACACCGCCGCCGAAACGGCGCCCGCCTCGCCAGGCCGGACCCCGGGGCAGGGCTATATCAGCGCCCTCCCGGAACCGGACGGCCTTCCCGGATTCCCCCGGGCCCTGTGCGTGCTCGGCTCCACCGGGTCCATCGGCACAAGCGCCCTTTCCGTGGCCGCGAAACACCCGGACCGGTTTACTGTGGCCGCCCTGGCCGGGGCCAGAAACATCGACCTTCTGGCCAGGCAGGCCGAGGCCTTCCGTCCGCCGCGTCTTGGCGTGCTCGACGCCTCGGGCGCGGACGAACTTTCCCGCCGGCTTTCCCCCGGATATCGGCCGGACATCGTGCATGGCGCGGCTGGCTACGCCGCCCTGGCCGCCGACCCCGGCTGCGACGTGGTGCTTTCGGCCATTGTGGGCGCCGCCGGGCTCGGGCCCACCCTGGCCGCGGTCCGGGCCGGGAAGGTCGTGGCCCTGGCCAACAAGGAGTCCCTGGTCCTGGCCGGGGACCTCATCCGGGCCGCCTGCCGCACGTCCGGGGCGGTGATCCTGCCTGTGGACTCGGAGCACAACGCCCTGTTCCAGGCCCTGGGCGGACCTGGCCTGCGGGAACTCCCGGACGTGGCCAGCCTGGTGCTCACGGCCTCGGGCGGACCGTTTCGGGACAAGCCCGCCGCCTTTCTGGAAACCGTCACCCGGGCCCAGGCCTTAAGCCACCCCAACTGGTCCATGGGCCCGAAAATCAGCGTGGACTCGGCCACGCTTATGAACAAGGGCCTGGAGGTCATCGAGGCCTGCCGCCTGTTCGGCCTGCCCCCGGACCGAGTGGAGGTGGTGGTCCATCCCCAGAGCATCGTCCATTCCCTGGCCCGCTACCACGACGGCTCGCTTCTGGCCCACCTGGGGCCGCCGGACATGCGTGTGGCCATCGCCTACTGCCTGGGATATCCCCATCGCCTTCCCCTGGGCCTTGAGCCCCTGGATCTGGTGGCCCTGGGCAGCCTGACCTTCGAGGCCCCGCGCCACGACGTCTTTCCCTGTCTGGGGCTGGCCAGGCGCGGTCTGGAGGCCGGGCCGTGGGGGCCGGTGGCGCTTAATGCGGCCAATGAGACGGCTGTGGAGCTTTTTTTGGCCGAAAGGATCGCCTTTCTGGACATCCCCCGCCTGGTGGCCGGGGCCCTTGACGC
Proteins encoded:
- the dxr gene encoding 1-deoxy-D-xylulose-5-phosphate reductoisomerase, translated to MTDTAAETAPASPGRTPGQGYISALPEPDGLPGFPRALCVLGSTGSIGTSALSVAAKHPDRFTVAALAGARNIDLLARQAEAFRPPRLGVLDASGADELSRRLSPGYRPDIVHGAAGYAALAADPGCDVVLSAIVGAAGLGPTLAAVRAGKVVALANKESLVLAGDLIRAACRTSGAVILPVDSEHNALFQALGGPGLRELPDVASLVLTASGGPFRDKPAAFLETVTRAQALSHPNWSMGPKISVDSATLMNKGLEVIEACRLFGLPPDRVEVVVHPQSIVHSLARYHDGSLLAHLGPPDMRVAIAYCLGYPHRLPLGLEPLDLVALGSLTFEAPRHDVFPCLGLARRGLEAGPWGPVALNAANETAVELFLAERIAFLDIPRLVAGALDAPPGVYAGDLDAILECDRATRETVRARAAGLSGRKRASCGVPEARVREF